A single Planktothrix serta PCC 8927 DNA region contains:
- a CDS encoding KGK domain-containing protein, whose amino-acid sequence MNHEFFSLTEDEYIVKLGKDAFTIPRLKELIAIQFEEHIVNYGDFFNLTFSLAKHDAFCFDMRSVQLMFPFEGMRGYLLPLGSKDWISGQVRIQSNLTLDPETLNQSFSVDIQFAPDEPRLMDIFHYSSDFAENSNSNHTLPCHLVHKS is encoded by the coding sequence ATGAATCATGAGTTTTTTAGTTTAACAGAAGATGAATATATTGTTAAACTAGGGAAAGATGCCTTCACGATTCCACGATTAAAAGAATTAATTGCGATTCAGTTTGAAGAGCATATCGTTAATTACGGTGATTTTTTTAATCTGACTTTTTCTCTCGCTAAACATGATGCTTTTTGCTTTGATATGCGGAGTGTTCAGTTAATGTTTCCGTTTGAAGGAATGAGGGGCTATTTATTGCCACTGGGTTCTAAAGATTGGATTTCTGGTCAGGTCAGAATTCAATCTAATTTAACCCTAGATCCTGAAACTTTGAATCAAAGTTTTTCAGTTGATATTCAGTTTGCTCCCGATGAACCTCGATTGATGGATATTTTCCATTATTCTAGTGATTTCGCTGAAAATTCAAATTCTAATCACACACTTCCCTGTCATTTGGTGCATAAATCCTAG
- the gshA gene encoding glutamate--cysteine ligase translates to MLLSKGFEVEMYTGTPQGDIVGLSDKIVANLEGFVREPDSRNVEYTTAPLCNYDRLLCALVRPRRLLRNYLRQLGEYTLIPGSTLSLGDTENFYRSDPQNPYHTYIEQTYGTDVVTASIHINIGIADPEKLMQAIRLVRVEAPLYLAMSASSPFLGGEVTGYDSTRWYLFPKTPTFVPLFESHRHYIDWTEDQLQKGTMQNVRHLWSSVRPNGDRRPYNLNRLELRICDLMVNPIALLAVTALLEARLWQMLENPDLDPLQLSELPESHRAEELVAISDQNEIQAAHHSLDAQLRHWKDGSLISARDWIEQLYQEVWPTAKKHGFSCFLSPVKRLLREGCTAQQWVHLSQQGWETRSIIQQAIQEMEQQEQEFEDQICQPLVA, encoded by the coding sequence ATGCTGTTATCCAAAGGTTTTGAAGTTGAAATGTATACCGGAACTCCCCAGGGAGATATTGTGGGACTTTCCGATAAAATTGTGGCGAATTTAGAAGGGTTTGTGCGAGAACCCGATAGCCGAAATGTTGAGTACACAACAGCCCCCCTGTGTAATTATGATCGGTTGTTGTGCGCGTTAGTTCGACCTCGGCGGTTACTGAGAAACTATTTACGCCAGTTGGGGGAGTATACCCTGATACCGGGAAGTACCTTATCCCTCGGAGATACGGAGAATTTTTATCGGTCTGATCCGCAAAATCCCTATCATACTTATATTGAACAAACCTACGGTACGGATGTTGTTACCGCCAGTATTCATATTAATATCGGGATTGCTGACCCGGAAAAGTTAATGCAGGCGATTCGTTTAGTCCGGGTGGAAGCACCCCTCTATTTAGCGATGAGTGCCTCGTCTCCCTTCTTAGGAGGGGAAGTTACAGGGTATGATTCCACCCGTTGGTATCTGTTCCCCAAAACGCCTACTTTTGTACCCTTGTTTGAAAGCCATCGCCACTATATTGACTGGACAGAAGACCAACTGCAAAAAGGAACTATGCAAAATGTTCGTCACCTGTGGTCATCGGTACGGCCGAATGGCGATCGCCGTCCCTATAATTTAAACCGTTTGGAATTGAGAATTTGTGATTTGATGGTTAACCCCATTGCCTTGTTAGCGGTAACAGCTTTATTAGAAGCTCGCCTGTGGCAAATGTTAGAAAATCCTGACCTTGATCCATTACAACTAAGTGAACTGCCTGAAAGCCATCGTGCGGAGGAGTTAGTGGCAATTAGTGATCAAAATGAAATCCAAGCGGCTCACCACAGTTTAGACGCTCAACTGCGACATTGGAAAGACGGCAGTTTAATTTCAGCTAGAGATTGGATTGAACAACTTTATCAAGAAGTTTGGCCCACGGCCAAAAAACACGGTTTTAGCTGTTTTCTGTCTCCGGTTAAAAGACTACTGCGAGAAGGTTGTACCGCCCAACAATGGGTACATCTGTCCCAACAAGGTTGGGAGACGCGCTCAATTATTCAGCAGGCTATTCAGGAAATGGAACAGCAAGAGCAAGAGTTTGAAGATCAGATTTGTCAACCCCTAGTGGCTTGA
- a CDS encoding peroxiredoxin family protein — translation MLTSNDFSGLINRRFWNNFFPIPATSDVQLGFKTPDFQLPDITNGQLVRLSQFRGDRPVILAFTRIFTEKQYCPFCYPHIKALNENYEAFVQRGVEVLMITSTDERQSKIVVKDLGLKMPLLSDPSCGIFRLYQLGQALGAPLPAQFVLDQKGILKYKHLFSFLDHNASIKTLLEVIAPITTEVV, via the coding sequence ATGCTGACTTCTAACGATTTTAGTGGTTTAATTAATCGCCGATTTTGGAATAACTTTTTTCCGATCCCTGCCACCAGTGATGTACAGTTGGGGTTCAAAACCCCAGATTTTCAATTACCCGATATTACCAATGGTCAATTAGTGCGGTTGTCTCAATTTCGAGGCGATCGCCCGGTGATTTTAGCCTTTACCCGAATTTTTACAGAAAAACAATATTGTCCCTTTTGTTATCCCCATATTAAAGCCCTGAACGAAAACTATGAAGCGTTCGTTCAACGGGGAGTTGAAGTCTTGATGATTACCAGTACCGATGAACGTCAAAGCAAAATTGTGGTCAAAGATCTAGGGTTAAAAATGCCCTTGCTAAGTGATCCAAGCTGCGGTATTTTTCGATTGTATCAACTCGGACAAGCCCTAGGTGCACCCTTACCTGCTCAATTTGTTTTAGATCAAAAAGGCATTCTGAAATATAAACATTTGTTTTCTTTTCTTGATCACAATGCCAGCATTAAAACCTTACTAGAAGTTATTGCTCCGATCACGACTGAAGTAGTCTAA
- a CDS encoding tRNA (cytidine(34)-2'-O)-methyltransferase: protein MPHVVLVQPQIPPNTGNIARTCAATCTQLHLVGPLGFEISDRYLKRAGLDYWLYVSLTYHPDFFTFGAYHEQQGGRLLGFSTKGGSNYAQFQFQDSDWLLFGSETTGLPPDALDACTATVYIPMAQPGVRSLNLSVSVAIGLFEARRQLGYLA, encoded by the coding sequence ATGCCTCACGTCGTCTTAGTTCAGCCTCAAATTCCACCCAATACAGGGAATATCGCCCGTACCTGTGCAGCCACCTGTACCCAATTGCATTTGGTGGGGCCATTGGGATTTGAAATTAGCGATCGCTACCTCAAGCGAGCGGGTTTAGATTACTGGCTCTATGTTTCCTTAACCTATCATCCCGATTTCTTCACCTTTGGAGCCTATCATGAACAACAAGGCGGACGGTTGCTAGGGTTTAGTACCAAAGGTGGCTCCAACTATGCCCAGTTTCAGTTCCAAGATTCGGACTGGTTACTATTTGGAAGTGAAACCACAGGACTTCCCCCCGATGCGTTGGATGCTTGTACCGCAACCGTTTATATTCCAATGGCCCAGCCCGGTGTTCGCAGCTTGAATCTCTCCGTGAGTGTTGCTATTGGTTTATTTGAAGCCCGCCGACAACTTGGCTATTTAGCGTGA
- a CDS encoding glycerol acyltransferase, whose amino-acid sequence MFNPITNIQPTLDFLPPNFNPLVLKVCQWGIPFWIQWKTPLVDIKGEKVERLVNIYQQFQEGKIRFLLAFRHPNTDDPYCMSQLLWRFVPETAKQQGIVLSDPIHAHFMYDRGIPLWAGKSVSWLFPKIGGTPIFRGKVDRLGLRSARDLFMNGQFPLAAAPEGATNGHNQSISPLEPGIAQLGFWCVEDLKKAERTEEVYLVPIGIQYFYIQDNWIDVEKVISQLEKDCNLPQGNEDLTVSSLYSRLMQLGNYLLDTMENFYRQFYHRTIPQDESLDFSERLKRLLEMALTVAEEYFNLKPTGDLSSRCRRLEQAGWDCIYRYDLKGNDNWSAVELGLADRVAIEASLRMWHMRLVESFVAVTGRYIRENPTFDRFAETTLIVWTMVNRLKGGNPIKRPYLGKKRAKLTVGEPLSVTQKWSDYQTNRRQAVANLTQDLQNALEQIIEH is encoded by the coding sequence ATGTTTAATCCAATTACAAATATACAACCCACGCTAGATTTTCTCCCTCCTAATTTTAATCCTTTGGTACTCAAGGTCTGCCAATGGGGGATTCCGTTTTGGATTCAATGGAAAACGCCTTTAGTAGATATCAAAGGGGAAAAAGTAGAACGATTAGTTAATATTTATCAACAATTTCAAGAGGGAAAAATTCGATTTTTATTAGCGTTTCGTCATCCCAATACGGATGATCCCTATTGTATGAGTCAATTGTTATGGCGATTTGTTCCTGAAACTGCAAAACAACAGGGAATTGTCTTATCTGATCCGATTCATGCTCATTTTATGTATGATCGGGGAATTCCCTTATGGGCGGGAAAATCGGTTTCTTGGTTATTTCCAAAAATAGGAGGAACGCCGATATTTAGGGGGAAAGTTGATCGCTTAGGATTACGATCAGCGAGGGATTTATTTATGAATGGTCAATTTCCCTTAGCCGCCGCACCAGAAGGGGCAACTAATGGACATAATCAAAGTATTAGCCCTTTAGAACCGGGAATTGCTCAATTAGGATTTTGGTGTGTTGAAGATTTAAAAAAAGCCGAACGCACAGAAGAAGTTTATTTAGTTCCCATTGGAATTCAATATTTTTATATTCAAGATAATTGGATAGATGTAGAAAAAGTAATTTCTCAATTAGAAAAAGATTGTAACTTACCTCAAGGAAATGAAGATTTAACCGTTTCTTCTCTATATAGCCGTTTAATGCAGTTAGGAAATTATCTATTAGATACAATGGAAAATTTTTATCGCCAATTTTATCATCGCACTATTCCCCAAGATGAAAGTCTCGATTTTTCAGAACGTCTAAAACGATTATTAGAAATGGCGTTAACGGTTGCTGAAGAATATTTTAATCTGAAACCAACTGGAGATTTAAGTAGTCGTTGTCGTCGGTTAGAACAAGCGGGATGGGATTGTATTTATCGATATGATCTCAAAGGAAATGATAACTGGTCTGCGGTAGAATTAGGATTAGCAGATCGGGTAGCAATAGAAGCCAGTTTGCGAATGTGGCACATGAGATTAGTAGAAAGCTTTGTAGCAGTAACGGGTCGTTATATTCGAGAAAATCCAACATTTGATCGCTTTGCAGAAACAACATTAATTGTATGGACAATGGTAAATCGGTTAAAGGGAGGAAACCCGATTAAACGCCCCTATTTAGGTAAAAAACGAGCTAAATTAACTGTTGGGGAACCCCTTTCTGTGACTCAAAAATGGTCAGATTATCAAACAAACCGTCGTCAAGCCGTTGCTAATTTAACCCAGGATTTACAGAACGCTTTAGAACAGATAATTGAGCATTAA
- a CDS encoding LysM peptidoglycan-binding domain-containing M23 family metallopeptidase has translation MKGTIPNHDQPVAMPNLDLDLDQTATGQTQPQVVHSGSHKVRTSVVFLGLAIASGILSNQANDCVMAAELPNLDPNPTIQSPSPMADSSPTGENSASAGQTSNSDWQPSLLRTVSSLNASENVVNTRSHSNDLGQGKSDQTRVEAPSTSESQPLVSSESMPPSATVTESHSQSPVQISPSSEAETSANQQTLDASVETSESPTSPTHQLDQTDRASGSTQVNSLDTISQEMSGAFVIPSDTRDELLAEVYAVGSGDTLDRIAKLHNVSVDAIIKANHLSDPNVLNVHQNLKIPKQLASSFSNNSSSLPTNQWQDIQIRPDASPSSQLSTTTDFSALGGRLPQSVLPAVIPSERRSNNSSVADLPGEDVADLSSIPTNSTLNQLSLNQLASRTINAVESPTPVAAKAVSIPVESEFPSLSEQVAVQAVSVRKSEAVSKLYTDRLKSEVERLREEYQVQSGYQVMNVSLEQDEQPKVQALTSAGTTSLRQKRINPEFNPQADSGQKTTQMAQNLSSEQLAQRSPNGVPSPATPLPPQSRRSVVATAPIGSKTYDPLNNPALGQMVSPQLPALPGPDAYLPSGSQRFNGYIWPAEGILTSGYGWRWGRMHRGIDIAGPIGTPIVAAAPGVVTYAGWNDGGYGNLVEIEHPDGSLTVYAHNDRVLVNEGHKVAQGEQIAEMGTTGRSTGPHLHFEIHPKSEGPVNPMALLPENSSMVSQNY, from the coding sequence TTGAAAGGAACAATTCCAAATCATGATCAACCTGTTGCCATGCCTAATTTAGATTTAGATTTAGATCAGACTGCAACAGGGCAGACCCAACCACAGGTCGTACACTCTGGCAGTCATAAGGTTCGTACCTCTGTCGTATTTCTCGGTTTAGCAATTGCTTCCGGCATTCTCAGCAATCAAGCCAATGATTGCGTGATGGCGGCAGAGTTACCTAATCTTGATCCGAATCCAACAATCCAGTCACCTTCCCCAATGGCCGACTCTTCTCCGACCGGAGAAAATTCAGCATCGGCGGGACAAACATCTAACTCAGACTGGCAGCCGTCTCTGTTGCGAACTGTTTCTAGTCTCAACGCAAGCGAGAACGTCGTTAACACCCGCAGTCACTCCAATGACTTAGGGCAAGGAAAATCGGATCAGACTAGGGTAGAAGCCCCTTCTACATCAGAGTCTCAGCCTCTGGTTTCTTCGGAATCCATGCCTCCATCGGCTACGGTGACAGAATCTCACAGCCAATCCCCTGTGCAGATTTCTCCTTCTTCTGAAGCTGAAACCTCAGCTAATCAACAGACTTTAGATGCTTCAGTGGAGACTTCAGAATCTCCCACTTCCCCAACTCATCAATTAGATCAAACCGATAGAGCCTCTGGTTCGACACAGGTTAACTCTTTAGATACAATCTCTCAAGAGATGTCTGGAGCGTTTGTGATTCCGAGCGATACCAGGGATGAGTTGCTGGCGGAAGTTTATGCGGTGGGTTCCGGTGATACGTTAGATCGAATTGCCAAACTGCATAATGTTTCCGTAGATGCCATCATCAAGGCGAATCATCTGAGTGATCCTAATGTTCTGAATGTTCATCAAAATCTAAAAATCCCTAAGCAACTGGCGAGTAGTTTTTCAAACAATTCATCCTCTTTACCCACGAATCAATGGCAAGACATTCAGATTCGTCCAGATGCTTCCCCCTCTTCACAACTTTCTACAACAACTGACTTTAGTGCTTTAGGTGGGAGATTACCTCAATCTGTACTTCCGGCGGTAATTCCCTCAGAACGCAGAAGTAATAATTCTTCAGTCGCCGACCTTCCCGGAGAAGATGTGGCTGATCTGAGTTCAATTCCCACAAATAGCACCTTAAATCAACTGTCACTGAATCAACTGGCTTCCCGTACAATCAATGCGGTTGAGTCTCCTACTCCCGTCGCAGCCAAAGCCGTTTCGATTCCGGTTGAATCAGAATTCCCCTCCCTGTCTGAACAGGTCGCGGTTCAAGCTGTTTCTGTCCGCAAGTCAGAAGCCGTCAGCAAATTGTATACTGATCGCCTGAAATCTGAAGTAGAACGCCTGCGCGAGGAATATCAAGTCCAGAGTGGCTATCAGGTGATGAATGTCTCCCTAGAGCAGGATGAACAGCCAAAGGTTCAAGCCTTGACCTCTGCGGGAACGACTTCCTTACGGCAAAAACGGATTAATCCTGAGTTTAATCCACAAGCTGATTCTGGCCAAAAGACAACTCAAATGGCACAGAATCTATCTTCAGAACAGTTGGCTCAACGGTCTCCGAATGGAGTTCCGTCTCCAGCAACTCCCCTCCCACCTCAATCCAGACGTTCTGTGGTGGCCACGGCTCCCATCGGATCTAAAACCTACGATCCCTTAAATAACCCCGCTTTGGGTCAGATGGTATCCCCGCAGTTACCTGCTCTCCCAGGGCCAGATGCTTACTTACCCAGTGGTTCCCAGCGCTTCAATGGCTATATTTGGCCAGCAGAAGGCATTCTTACCTCCGGTTATGGCTGGCGTTGGGGACGGATGCACCGAGGAATTGATATTGCTGGGCCAATCGGAACCCCCATTGTGGCCGCTGCTCCTGGGGTTGTAACCTACGCGGGCTGGAATGATGGTGGCTATGGCAACTTAGTCGAAATTGAACATCCTGACGGCAGTTTAACGGTTTACGCCCACAATGACCGGGTTCTGGTTAATGAGGGTCATAAAGTAGCCCAAGGAGAACAAATCGCTGAAATGGGTACCACCGGACGCAGTACAGGGCCACACCTGCACTTTGAAATCCATCCCAAGAGCGAAGGCCCTGTTAACCCGATGGCCTTACTGCCAGAAAATAGTTCAATGGTATCCCAAAATTATTAG
- a CDS encoding KGK domain-containing protein yields MSESFVKLEQDDDIVMLGKDTFTVSRLKELMAENMKVRLFHRQKLYSSSDVTASVSQILCQQLKITDKSIELNLNEIRLVFPPKGIDCQLLKLQSGKWISGKIRFQVDANRDQQTVITELEFAPDEIISNEAEEQQNSNSDENLDEIRAKLNQINAL; encoded by the coding sequence ATGAGTGAATCGTTTGTTAAGTTGGAACAGGATGACGATATTGTGATGTTGGGGAAGGATACGTTTACTGTATCCCGGTTGAAAGAGTTAATGGCTGAGAATATGAAGGTTAGACTTTTTCATCGCCAAAAACTCTACAGTAGCTCTGATGTGACTGCGAGTGTGTCCCAAATCTTATGCCAACAATTAAAAATAACAGATAAATCTATAGAACTGAACTTAAATGAAATTAGATTAGTATTTCCGCCTAAAGGGATAGACTGTCAGTTACTCAAGCTACAGTCTGGTAAGTGGATTTCAGGTAAAATCAGATTTCAAGTTGATGCAAATCGTGATCAACAAACAGTAATTACAGAGTTAGAATTTGCTCCTGATGAAATAATATCTAACGAAGCAGAAGAACAGCAAAACTCTAATTCTGATGAAAATTTAGATGAAATCAGAGCCAAATTAAACCAAATTAACGCTCTCTAA
- a CDS encoding peroxiredoxin: MAECLRVGQVAPDFTATAVVDQEFKTIKLSDYRGKYVVLFFYPLDFTFVCPTEITAFSDRAEEFTKLNTQILGVSVDSEFSHLAWIQSDRKSGGVGDLNYPLVADLKKEISAAYNVLDPEAGIALRGLFIIDKEGVIQHATINNLAFGRNVDETLRTLQAIQYVQAHPDEVCPAGWQPGDKTMIPDPVKSKEFFAAI, from the coding sequence ATGGCTGAGTGCCTGCGTGTTGGCCAAGTCGCCCCCGATTTTACAGCGACGGCTGTTGTTGACCAAGAATTTAAAACGATCAAACTCTCTGACTATCGGGGTAAGTATGTGGTTCTGTTCTTCTACCCCTTAGACTTTACCTTTGTTTGCCCGACTGAAATTACCGCCTTTAGCGATCGCGCCGAAGAGTTTACAAAACTCAACACTCAAATTCTCGGCGTTTCCGTCGATAGCGAATTCTCTCACCTGGCTTGGATTCAAAGCGATCGCAAATCTGGTGGTGTGGGCGACCTGAACTATCCTCTGGTAGCCGACCTGAAAAAAGAAATCAGTGCTGCTTACAACGTCCTTGATCCCGAAGCCGGAATTGCCCTACGCGGTCTGTTCATCATTGACAAAGAAGGGGTAATTCAACACGCCACGATCAATAACCTCGCCTTTGGTCGGAACGTCGATGAAACCCTGCGGACATTGCAAGCGATTCAATATGTGCAAGCTCATCCCGATGAAGTTTGCCCTGCGGGTTGGCAACCGGGTGACAAAACCATGATCCCCGATCCCGTTAAGTCCAAAGAATTCTTTGCTGCGATCTAA
- a CDS encoding DUF4241 domain-containing protein, with protein MNLTQAFQPGYWFQTPLDHDPERVTYSVQTIGELVLTSGKIVVCDPLVAINPHLCLTQPLAAGRYQVQLSIATFHDQKEQRVACAMLVIRDQPAVKWELAASFPGDQEWAYPMNSGTGCFMDGEVAQRLSDLSEQEFEDYYDRLDQALDQTYIDTWDWANFCLDESTGLNIIAFHSGWGEGCYPAYWGYDQQGNLVCLVTDFRLLQS; from the coding sequence ATGAACTTGACCCAAGCATTTCAACCGGGTTATTGGTTTCAAACCCCCCTTGATCACGATCCTGAGCGAGTCACCTATTCCGTCCAGACCATCGGTGAATTAGTCTTAACCTCTGGAAAAATTGTCGTTTGTGATCCTTTGGTTGCGATTAATCCTCATCTGTGTTTGACTCAACCCCTGGCTGCGGGTCGTTATCAGGTTCAACTGAGTATCGCCACATTCCATGACCAAAAAGAGCAAAGAGTGGCCTGTGCGATGTTAGTAATTCGAGATCAACCTGCGGTCAAATGGGAATTAGCGGCATCTTTCCCAGGGGATCAAGAATGGGCTTATCCGATGAATTCAGGAACAGGATGTTTTATGGATGGAGAAGTCGCACAACGGTTATCTGACCTCTCAGAACAAGAGTTTGAAGATTATTATGATCGTTTGGATCAAGCTTTAGATCAAACCTATATTGATACTTGGGATTGGGCAAATTTTTGTTTAGATGAATCAACCGGATTGAATATTATTGCCTTTCATTCCGGTTGGGGAGAGGGTTGTTATCCCGCCTATTGGGGTTATGATCAACAGGGTAATCTGGTCTGTTTAGTGACCGATTTTAGACTACTTCAGTCGTGA
- a CDS encoding cobyrinic acid a,c-diamide synthase, whose amino-acid sequence MMNIQYDDEPQKNVFRSMKHNLMFDKLPLEVQNWAESLPWNQRRYVLSLCYILCASSPEKQAEFLDEYTADGLMAKMLEDIDTLQRVKQYLSCFRIKTALNEEVLRGYIRQFYIHSAQDARCQPSQYLESALKLALSPKDKDNVFNYILGFELIKLMFQMSWLQHERLSRLQTNQDYFIKNYLKPIQHAHRVNGIIVPKDERVFFAKRDFYVQKPEIKPRTLIELVMATFTTGQVIACGFSLTRHSRSFEFDYDYIFNSTEPDGIFPWSSESVLG is encoded by the coding sequence ATGATGAATATTCAATATGACGATGAACCGCAAAAAAATGTTTTTCGGTCGATGAAACATAATTTAATGTTTGATAAATTGCCCTTAGAAGTGCAAAATTGGGCTGAAAGTTTGCCTTGGAATCAAAGGCGTTATGTTCTTTCTTTATGTTATATATTATGTGCATCTTCTCCCGAAAAACAAGCAGAATTTTTAGATGAATATACCGCCGATGGCTTAATGGCGAAAATGCTGGAAGATATTGATACACTGCAACGAGTCAAACAATATCTGAGTTGTTTTCGGATTAAAACCGCCTTAAATGAAGAAGTTTTGCGAGGTTATATTCGCCAGTTTTATATTCATTCTGCCCAGGATGCTCGATGTCAACCCAGTCAATATTTAGAGTCGGCTTTAAAGTTGGCTTTAAGTCCTAAAGATAAGGATAATGTGTTTAATTATATTCTTGGATTTGAATTAATTAAACTCATGTTTCAAATGAGTTGGCTCCAACATGAACGACTGTCTCGCTTACAAACGAATCAGGACTATTTTATCAAAAATTACCTCAAGCCGATTCAACACGCCCATCGGGTAAATGGAATTATTGTTCCTAAAGATGAACGGGTGTTTTTTGCCAAACGAGATTTCTATGTACAGAAACCCGAAATTAAACCCCGAACATTAATTGAATTAGTGATGGCGACCTTTACAACGGGCCAAGTCATCGCCTGTGGATTTTCTTTGACTCGTCATAGTCGCTCCTTTGAGTTTGATTATGATTACATTTTTAATTCAACCGAACCCGACGGCATTTTTCCTTGGAGTTCAGAATCCGTGCTAGGATAG